A genomic stretch from Arachis stenosperma cultivar V10309 chromosome 3, arast.V10309.gnm1.PFL2, whole genome shotgun sequence includes:
- the LOC130970330 gene encoding protein HEAT INTOLERANT 4 — translation MKKGTKRKATQNQPKSSQENKKPRAKRAKPQSEPEYFEDKRNLEDLWIETFPVGTEWDQLDSVYQFKWDFSNLENAFEEGGVLYEKKVYLFGCTEPQLVMFKGESKVVCIPVVVAVVSPFPPSDKIGINSVQREAEEIIPMKQMKMDWVPYIPLENRDSQVDRLKSQIFILRCTQRRSALKHLKLDRLKKFEYCLPYFYQPFKEDELEQSTEVQIIYPAEPKPVFCEFDWELDELEEFTDRLIQEEELSEDQKDAFKEFVREKVREARRANREAREARRKAIEEMSEETKAAFEQMRFYKFYPVPSPDAPDVSNVKSPFINRYYGKAHEVL, via the exons ATGAAGAAAGGAACAAAGAGAAAGGCCACTCAGAACCAACCAAAATCTTCTCAAGAGAACAAGAAGCCACGAGCTAAGCGTGCCAAGCCTCAGTCCGAACCCGAGTACTTCGAAGATAAGCGCAACTTG GAAGACTTGTGGATAGAAACATTTCCCGTTGGAACAGAG TGGGACCAGTTGGATTCTGTCTATCAATTCAAGTGGGATTTCTCTAATCTCGAA AATGCATTTGAAGAGGGTGGTGTTTTATATGAGAAAAAGGTTTATCTCTTTGGTTGTACTGAGC CTCAACTGGTCATGTTTAAAGGTGAAAGCAAAGTTGTCTGCATACCTGTTGTTGTAGCT GTTGTATCACCTTTTCCACCATCTGATAAAATTGGGATTAACTCAGTTCAGAGGGAGGCTGAAGAAATAATTCCCATGAAACAAATGAAAATGGACTGGGTTCCATATATTCCCTTAGAAAACAG AGATAGCCAAGTTGATAGACTAAAGTCTCAAATATTTATCCTAAGATGCACTCAAAGAAG GTCTGCTTTAAAGCACTTGAAGTTGGATAGATTAAAGAAATTTGAGTACTGCTTGCCAT ATTTCTACCAACCGTTTAAGGAAGATGAACTTGAACAGAGCACCGAGGTTCAAATAATTTATCCAGCTGAGCCAAAGCCG GTCTTTTGTGAGTTTGACTGGGAACTTGATGAGCTTGAG GAGTTTACTGATAGGCTCATACAGGAGGAGGAGTTGTCAGAAGACCAAAAAGATGCATTCAAG GAGTTTGTCAGGGAAAAAGTTCGCGAAGCAAGGAGAGCTAATAGAGAG GCAAGAGAAGCTCGGAGAAAAGCCATTGAAGAAATGAGCGAGGAAACTAAAGCTGCATTTGAGCAAATGAGATTCTACAAGTTCTACCCTGTTCCATCGCCAGATGCACCTGATGTATCAAATGTCAAG TCTCCATTCATAAACAGGTATTACGGAAAGGCTCATGAGGTTCTGTGA